Proteins from a genomic interval of Hemicordylus capensis ecotype Gifberg chromosome 14, rHemCap1.1.pri, whole genome shotgun sequence:
- the DCST1 gene encoding E3 ubiquitin-protein ligase DCST1 isoform X5 gives MGRHSPKGSYQRLKRQKGQRQKPPNTALKHMLSFLLPRFCIRFLWSQPDEFRVAKFFLGAGLGSLFALGLSEVLIFPMSITEDHKIQLMYGMAGVSALGWGTSPHFRCSSLLVVPKFLGREGRVYILTYVLASIYDGPVANVRHNLGEVVRSISCTVELQIENVKRSWKVSLAPLRKVLRDMVMSGQILRAENKDVSRSFAALNAQVASQEGYSARRARAAARKGRPSTQEAYETKTRMRCTYIIRKAIVRCQTWFSDKHRSCMRTIAVPLVSHLLCLPMKFSFLCHLAQIMHTWCRNKIPVEGNFGQTYDRVNGSIDNLNQDFSATLVVKEEQQAMLVGANLSHRHLVDDVNEQITQNSRRFSTVMSVLRVLLSCTFVFIFASAYSYTNSYNQDIRFDNLYISRYFRLIDARRRKQKKRTLLPLRRAERSGVIDPYRLRFQPAESKNVMLELLGCMPTLVFLLLVCSLDSLLYTVFNTIRHHSFVEYSFRSSHHLEVKVGGQTMMARLLRSTIGALNTSSETAMEATNVGPDCRWPHCPAVFFSMFCRVFARSARDDQGAVCDLCHPPGRPDPAVLRAGVCLSSPPSDRCLLFPQAGEEAYPLPLQRNVAPAHGLCRGAAEAHHPACPAAQETGEAPPGSGQTLAPIPAALPPPAVHPLQLARNPQLLPLPQPGLRHPLLPPLLAGHGAGLLCLQPGRSALR, from the exons ATGGGAAGGCACAGCCCCAAAGGGTCATACCAACGGCTCAAGAGGCAGAAAGGCCAACGGCAAAAGCCACCGAATACTG CTCTGAAGCACATGCTTAGCTTTCTGCTGCCTCGTTTCTGCATCCGATTCCTCTGGAGCCAGCCCGACGAATTCCGAGTCGCCAAGTTTTTCCTGGGAGCCGGGCTCGGGAGTCTGTTTGCTCTGG GTCTCTCCGAGGTCCTGATTTTCCCAATGAGTATCACAGAAGACCACAAGATACAGCTTATGTACGGCATGGCAG GTGTGAGCGCTCTAGGCTGGGGTACCTCCCCACACTTCCGCTGTTCCAGCCTCTTGGTGGTCCCCAAATTCCTTGGGCGAGAAGGACGGGTGTACATACTGACCTACGTGTTGGCGTCCATCTATGACG gtcCTGTGGCGAATGTCCGGCACAACCTGGGTGAAGTGGTCCGTTCCATCAGCTGCACCGTGGAGCTACAGATCGAAAACGTCAAGCGCAGCTGGAAGGTGTCCTTGGCTCCGCTGCGCAAGGTCCTCCGAGACATGGTG ATGAGCGGTCAGATCCTGAGAGCCGAAAACAAAGACGTCTCGCGCTCCTTCGCCGCGCTGAACGCTCAGGTGGCCAGCCAGGAGGGCTACAGCGCGCGCAGGGCCAGGGCGGCAGCACGGAAAGGCCGCCCTTCCACCCAGGAAGCCTACGAGACCAAAACCCGGATGCGCTGCACAT ACATAATCCGGAAAGCCATCGTGCGCTGCCAGACGTGGTTCAGTGACAAGCACAGATCCTGCATGCGCACCATCGCCGTGCCCCTCGTCAGCCACCTGCTCTGCCTCCCCATGAAGTTCAGCTTCCTCTGCCACCTTGCTCAAA TCATGCACACCTGGTGCCGTAACAAGATCCCCGTGGAGGGGAACTTCGGGCAGACCTACGACCGCGTCAACGGCTCCATCGACAACTTAAACCAGGATTTCTCCGCCACCTTAGTGGTCAAG gaagagcagcAAGCCATGCTGGTGGGGGCCAACCTCTCCCACAGACACCTGGTGGACGACGTCAATGAGCAAATCACCCAGAACAGCCGCCGCTTCAGCACCGTCATGTCTGTCCTCCGTGTCCTGCTGTCCTGCACCTTCGTTTTCATTTTCGCTTC GGCTTACTCCTATACCAACAGTTACAACCAGGACATCCGCTTTGATAATCTTTATATCTCCCGCTATTTCCGGCTGATCGATGCCCGGCGTCGGAAGCAG AAGAAGCGTACGCTCCTTCCCTTGCGGCGTGCCGAGCGTAGTGGCGTCATTGACCCTTACCGCCTCCGTTTCCAGCCGGCCGAGAGCAAGAACGTA ATGCTGGAGCTGCTGGGCTGCATGCCAACCCTGGTCTTCCTGCTGCTGGTGTGCTCCCTGGATTCCTTGCTGTACACCGTATTCAACACCATCCGGCACCACTCCTTCGTGGAGTACTCTTTCCGCA GCAGCCACCACTTGGAAGTGAAGGTCGGGGGGCAGACGATGATGGCCCGACTCCTCCGGAGCACCATCGGGGCCCTGAATACCTCCTCGGAGACGGCCATGGAGGCAACTAACGTGG GACCTGACTGCCGTTGgccccactgcccagctgtcTTCTTCTCCATGTTCTGCAGAGTGTTTGCCAGAAGTGCAAGGGATGACCAAGGCGCAGTATGTGACCTGTGCCATCCCCCTGGGCGTCCTGATCCTGCTGTGCTTCGTGCAGGTGTATGTCTATCGTCTCCGCCGAGTGATCGCTGCCTTCTATTTCCCCAAG CGGGAGAAGAAGCGTATCCTCTTCCTCTACAACGAAATGTTGCGCCAGCGCATGGCCTTTGTCGTGGTGCAGCGGAAGCGCATCATCCAGCGTGCCCGGCAGCGCAAGAGACTG gaGAAGCCCCTCCTGGATCGGGTCAGACGCTGGCTCCCATTCCTGCAGCGCTTCCTCCGCCAGCGGTGCATCCTTTGCAGCTTGCCCGAAACCCGCAACTCCTGCCTTTGCCCCAACCCGGATTGCGGCACCCTCTACTGCCGCCTTTGCTGGCAGGACATGGGGCaggtctgctttgcctgcagccCGGACGATCTGCTCTCCGATGA